The Plantactinospora sp. KBS50 sequence ACCAGCGCCGACGCCCTATCTGAACGGCATTGGCTCCAGATCTTTCTTGTCAGAGGCTCCCAGTACCCTGGCCTGGCTTGCTCGGCCGAGCAAGATGATCAGGTAAGGAGCCACCAGGTTGGGACTGGAAGAAAAGCTGGCTGGTTGGACTGGGCCGTCCAGCTCAACGGAGCAAGACAAGCAAGAACGCACCGAACGGATGATTCGCGAGGCGATCAAAGAGCACGCGGCCTTCGACTCCTGTGACCTTCGGATCTATGCCAAAGGATCGTACGCCAACAACACGAATGTCAAGACAGACAGTGACGTTGACATCGCTGTCCAATGCCGAGACGTCATGTACTGGGACGAGGCAAGGCCCAGGATCCATACCCCGTCGCCCTACCAGGGGATCTGGACTCCAGCGAAACTGCGCTCCGAGCTGAGGAATGCGCTTTTGAATAAATTCCCCGGCCAGGTCGATACATCCGGTTCAACCGCCTTCCGCATCCACTCTGGCAGCGCCCGCGTGGACGCCGACGTCGTGCCCTGCTTCAACTACCGGTACTACTTCGTCGGAGGCGGCCACCGTGACGGCGCCAAGGTATTCAAAAAAGACGGTTCTAACCTAATCAACTATCCCGATCAGCAGCTCACGAACGGCCGGGACAAGAACAATCGTACCAGCCAGTATTACAAGAAGACCGTCCGGATCATGAAGCGCGTCGAGAACGCCATGGTCCACGACGGCAAGCACCGGGAGGTGCCGTCC is a genomic window containing:
- a CDS encoding nucleotidyltransferase — its product is MGLEEKLAGWTGPSSSTEQDKQERTERMIREAIKEHAAFDSCDLRIYAKGSYANNTNVKTDSDVDIAVQCRDVMYWDEARPRIHTPSPYQGIWTPAKLRSELRNALLNKFPGQVDTSGSTAFRIHSGSARVDADVVPCFNYRYYFVGGGHRDGAKVFKKDGSNLINYPDQQLTNGRDKNNRTSQYYKKTVRIMKRVENAMVHDGKHREVPSFFIECLVYHCPDDIFLRSTWEGTVRGVISHIFHGLEGAEPEDNSKRWLEVSGCKYLFQPGQAWTRADGWAFAKAAWNYLGLKS